From a single Thalassophryne amazonica chromosome 7, fThaAma1.1, whole genome shotgun sequence genomic region:
- the LOC117513346 gene encoding chymotrypsin-like protease CTRL-1 gives MAMFMIISCFALVASALGCGVPAIKPQISGYNKIVNGETAVSGSWPWQVSLQDGSGFHFCGGSLINQYWVVTAAHCRVTPSHHRVILGEHDRQYNSEPIQVKSIARAISHPYYNSQNFNNDITLLKLSSPAQITSRVSPVCLATSSTNVPSGTKCVTTGWGRTGQTSSPRYLQQTALPLLSPTQCKQYWGYNRITDAMICAGASGVSSCQGDSGGPLVCESSGVWSLVGIVSWGTSNCNVRAPAVYARVSYLRSWIDQIVSSN, from the exons ATGGCCATGTTCATGATCATCAGCTGTTTTGCTCTTGTGGCCTCAGCATTAG GGTGCGGAGTGCCTGCTATCAAACCTCAAATCAGTGGCTACAACAAAATTGTTAACGGAGAAACTGCTGTATCTGGGTCGTGGCCGTGGCAGGTTTCCCTTCAG GATGGCAGTGGATTCCACTTTTGTGGAGGATCTCTGATCAACCAGTACTGGGTTGTGACTGCCGCTCACTGCAGAGTGAC TCCCAGCCATCACCGTGTAATCCTTGGCGAACATGATCGTCAGTACAACAGTGAGCCAATTCAGGTCAAGAGTATTGCCAGG GCCATCAGTCACCCGTATTACAACTCCCAAAACTTCAACAATGACATCACCCTCCTGAAGCTGTCCTCTCCAGCACAGATCACGTCCCGTgtatcacctgtgtgcttggcGACATCCAGCACCAACGTCCCATCAGGAACCAAATGTGTGACAACGGGATGGGGCAGGACCGGCCAAACTT CAAGCCCACGATACCTGCAGCAGACTGCCCTGCCTCTGCTCAGCCCGACCCAGTGCAAGCAGTACTGGGGTTACAACAGAATCACTGATGCGATGATCTGTGCTGGTGCTTCTGGAGTGTCCTCCTGTCAG GGTGACTCAGGTGGCCCTCTGGTCTGTGAGAGCAGTGGAGTATGGTCCCTTGTGGGTATCGTGTCCTGGGGCACTTCGAACTGTAATGTGCGTGCACCGGCTGTGTATGCCCGTGTGTCCTACCTGCGGAGTTGGATCGACCAGATTGTTTCTTCCAACTAA